The genomic stretch atatacagccttgacgtactccttttcgtatttggaaccagtctgttgttccatgtccagttctaactgttgcttcctgacctgtatacagatttctcaggaggtaggtcaggtggtctggtattccagtctctttcAGAGATAGTACATGGAATTGAGATAGCATATggaattttcaaattttgttcCAATGCTGCCATCTTGTGGTCatgtaattttactttctttaaatttgtaaagcaggtttttttttaatggaagtatagcacaagctggaatcaagattgctgggagaagtatcaataacctcagatatgcagatgacaccacccttatggcagaaagtaaagaggaaatcaaaagcctcttgatgaaagtgaaagaggagagtgaaaaagttggcttaaagctcaacattcagaaaacgaagatcatggcatctggtcccatcacttcagctcaaatagatggggaaacagtggaaacagtgtcagactttacttttttgggctccaaaatcactgcagatggtgactgcagccatgaaattaaaagacgcttactccttggaagaaaagttatgaccaacctagatagcatattcaaaagcagagacattactttgccgactaaggtccctctagtcaaggctatggtttttccagtggtcatgtatgggtgtgagagttggactgtgaagaaagctgagtgctgaagaattgatgcctttggactgtggtattggagaagactcttgagagtcccttggactgcaaggagatccaaccagtccatcctaaaggagatcagccctgggatttctttggaaggactgatgctaaagctgaaactccaatactttggccacctcatgtgatgagttgactccttggaaaagactgtgatgctgggagggattgggggcaggaggagaaggggatgacagaggatgagatggctggatggcatcaccgactcgatggacatgagtttgggtaaactccgggagttggtgatggacagggaggcctggtgtgctgtgattcatggggttgcaaagagtcggacacgagtgaacgACTgaacagttaatttacaatattgtattagttttaggtgtacagcaaggtgattcagtcatacatctGTTTTTTTGGGTTATCTTCCATTATAAGTTATGAcaagattttgaatatagttctctgtgccatacagtaaatccttgttgtctTGTTTACGTATAGTAATTTGTGTCTATTAATCCCACACTCCTAATTTCTCTCTCCCTGCCTGCCTTTCTTTACCCTTTAGTAGccatgtttgttttccatgtccatGAATcagtttctattttgtatatagattcatttgtattatttcttagattacatatataagtgatagcatatctgtcttagcacatttttttttaaaaaacagtttaattGATATGATTCTTCCTAATGATTAGCCACACACTTAAAAACCAACCTCTGATATTAGCTGAAAGATCTAATTATCTTTTCAACActggcttctttttctttaactgtGGAgatattgggggggggggtgtgtgtgtgtgtatttcaaagTATGTCACATTAACAACAGGTAGAATTTTCgagtagaaaatattaaaagatttaGGTAATTTGCTAATGGGTATAAACAAATCAGTCACAGCTCTTGCTTCTGAGTTTCTGATGTGGAGAACAGCAGCCCCTCTGTTACACTATTACTCTCTCAGATGGATGGCTTCTTTCTACAGGGTACACAAAGAGTACTCAGCACTGATACTGAGCTTCTGATAAGAATCACATTTTATGTTCATATTTACTATTTATAGACTGGTACATGTTCTTCAGAGGAAAAAGATATTTatgaaagtgaattttttttaaaggaaagaattaCTTTGTAAGTCCTTAGGTTTAAGTTCACCTTTGTTATTTAATGCTTGATAAATTTAATTAGCTTTAGTTAGACAGCATAGAGCAGGTGCCCGAAAGACATTCTGAATAAATATACTTTGACCAGAATTATGAAACAGGTAAAATGTTTTTGGACTTATGGCTCCCTTAAAGTTCAGATATAGTCTGTGAAGCACAAAGAAAACTGTGCTTTTCAACAGGTATAATAAAGACAAAACCTTTTTCCTTTACAattaaatagatatataaataaaaacattttatatattgaCTAATTGATTTTTACATCACTAGATACAAAACCCAGGAAGAGATATGAAATATCTTTAActgaaaaaacccaaaaaaacttCAGGGCATGGATAGTTATTTTGATATTCTTtaagaaggtttttttttgtttgcttgctttttaaaataacacaggCATCAttatgcaaaaaaattttttttagaaagtaaCAGGcaagcagaaataaaataaaaagcatctgtTACCCTGCTGGCCATAACTAACCATTGTTGACATTTGGCATAACCTTCCAGGTTTTTATAAACATACatgtaatctgaaaaataaaaatgaagtatttcACACATTGTTTTACAACTTACTTCCACTTCATAATCTATtgtgaacatctttccatgtcaaaaaaatacaaatacactATCATTTTTCATAACTATACTTTCCAAATATGAGTTTATGTACCCAAGAATCTAGCAATTCACTTAAATTCAAAAAATACTCACAGCCTTTAACTCCATATTACCACCCATGTGGAATTCAATGGTTTTGCCCATAATGAATACGCCTTCATTTCCACGGACAATAGCACGCCCATCAACTTTTATATTTAAGTCACTAGTAGCATTGCTAgtaatctgaaaattaaaaaaaaaaaactagtgatGAAGAATTTCTAAATTAAAGTGAGAATTATTATTAGAGATAGAAGAGTAGAAGtttgaatgaaaaaatatgaaaggcaagtgttttcattcatattttatacaTGTAAAGAGATGATTTGATAATGATCACACAAACCAGTTGATGACAAATGTAGAACTAATCTTTTCCACTATTTTGGAGTTAATTCTTTCCCAGCACTGTATCAGTAAAACTGCCTCCCCCCCCCCATACACACTTTGTAACTCTAGACAGTAATTCTCTTCCattaataaagcaaagaaaataaaccatACCCTTTCAGTAGATGCTTTTTGAACATTCAGACTTTTCACTCCACTTGGCAAATGAAACTCATGAGTTTCATAGTCTGTGCTGAATAAGATATTTTGAGTCCTTGGGTCGAAAAACTGCATGCCAATGTCACTTGTAATAgaagttttgttcttttctacACTGAGCTTTGTTGTCCCTTGCTGAAAAACAATCTTCAGAAAAACACTTCATCATGAATATGTTTTTGAAAAAGGCTGCATCCAAAATTCATCAAGAGCattatcaaaaactctacaaTAACAGACTTTTAACTTCAAGTAATCTTCACTGCCTCTCTCTGACTCCCTCCACCCACTTGGGAGAAGAGTTCTTTCAAATGAGGGCTTATGTGCTTATGTGCTGTAATGCTTGGCAGAAAACAGATGGTTGCCGAGCACAAGGACCCAGAGCTAAGATGGGCAGGGCCAGTAAGGATGCTTCCTTCAGGTTCTGGTCAGTTATATTAGCCACTCGGCAGGGGTTgccactgactagatggacgtatTATTTCCCTACCAGACACCCAGAGAGTAGAGGTTATTCTAACCTGGGAagatgatgatttttaaaatttatttttaactggaggataactgctttacaatgtcatattggacacagtgggggaaggcgagggtgggatgaaggTGCTTTATAAAATGGTTTCTTCATATGGAGGAGAAAACAAGTAACTAAGCATTCTTACAGTAATTATATCTATCCCAGAAAATGTTACCATAAACAAAACCTAGAATATTAAGAAAGTACTGAATATTAATAGATTACAAGGCCAATATTATCAAATATAATTATGAATTTTCTCTAAAGGAAAATATCCATTTCAAACAATCAACTTGAGGTTTTTACAAAGAATTTTTCTCTAATGTTTCTCAAATAATATGGTTACTTACAGGCTGGTTGTTGCCAGTGATGACTAAATTTTCATTTCGCCTTCCTCCTACTGTGCTCTTATAAAGAGGATGTATAACTCCCATGTCAGATACTTGTTTAAATCGAAGCAGACCACTTTCATGAAACTCCATGCTGTCACAGCCATTTGGTCCAATGCGAATCACAGCCCAGATAACAAGTGTTATCTAAAATAGGAATCAAACCCACTGTTGATAGGTAGCATACATTCTTAACACAACttgaaagcaaacagaaaaggcAGCTGCCAAAGGATTAAACTTCCTGAATGGTTTCATCAGTGACATAAACACATAAACTGGGTTTCCACTTACAAACAAAACCAATTTTATTTTAGTCAAGGTATTATATACAAAtaactaaaagttaaaaaaaggaagCAGTTTATTTCTTTCACCCGCCTCTGTATCTTGTCCACTTTAAGCAATTTTAGGTATTTTTTGTCTAGAACTTCTCTCCATATTTCTACATAATATGTGTGCTATGTCTTTACCGATCCATTTCAGATTGTTATCTATTAATCTGTTTTAGCAGATGAGAATTTTAGCTCACTTCTATTTCCTCTCCCCTAACTCCAGCCCACGTTACATCCATGTTCAGTATTCTCAGCCATTGtgacaatataaatattattcacaCCAAGCCAAACACTGTACTATGATGGCAGTTCTTTTCTCGGGCTTTGTGTCTTTCAGAGTTTAACACTTGTCTTTCCCTCAtttgcttaatttctctgagtATCAGACTAAGTCTTTTCAAACTCTCCAACATTTCTGTAAAATGTCTCTCAATAAAATGTTCTAAAGGTCCAAACCTCTCAGAAAATgtattctcttttcctctcccaggAACTCTTTCTGGAACCCTCATCTTCTGCCTCTAGTCTGCTCTGGGTCTGCCTCACAGCTGTTATCCTGagctttcccttccctttcacGCTacagcttcctttttctttctccagtgtaGGGTACCCAGTTTGCTGTATCCTTGTCTTCAACCTTCTTGGTTTAGTACCTTTCAGTAAAGCAGTCACCCATGGCTTCCTTAGGAAGAATGTatggaaagtaaatattttttgagcacgGCTAAGAAAATGTCTCTATAATCTTTCACATTTGATTGACAGTTTAGCTTGACACACATTCCTAGATTTGAAATTATATTCTGTCTGAATTTTGAAAGCCCTTGCTATCCTGCCTGCTAGTTTCCAGCACTGCTTTTGAAAGGTCTGATGCCAATCTGATTTtgtgttctttatatataatcttattaaaaaaattatctggaaGATTTTAAGATCTTCGCTTTATTCCTGGTCTTCTTAAATTTTACAGTGACAGCTTTGGTGTGAGTCTTTTTTAGGCATTTGCTGGAcccagaatgggcttcccaggtggtgctagtgataaagtacctgcctactaatgcaggagacttaagagatgccagttcaatctctgggtggggaaactccctggagtaggaaatagcaacccattcagtactgttgtctggagaatcccatggacagaggagcctggcaggctacggtccttagggttgaagagtcagatacgactgaagcgacttaacacacacacgtgGACCCAGAATAgtagttttcaatttttcttgatttatttgataacattcttcctttctccaggggatcttcccaaccctgggatcagacccaggtctcccgcattgcaggtagattaccacctgagccacaggggaagcccaagaatactggagtgggcagcctatcccttctccagtggatcttcccaacccaggaatcaaactgggatctcctgcattacaggcagattctctaccaactgagctatcaaggaagccctgatattgtgtatatgtacacggCTTCCTTATCCAGACATCTAACTTTACTCTCATTTGCTACATTTTCTCTATTTCCCTGAATTCCTATTTTCTCTATGGTTTGGGTGCTTTTGTTCTCAATCATTTCTCAATTCTGGGAGCGTTCCATAAAAATTTACTGATCCCTGTGGCTCTGTGTTCATAGTTAACACAGTGGTTATAAAAAGTTCATGGAAAGGTCTCTGTGTGGGGTGGGGCTAGTAACTGACAGGCTTCACAGTAGGGGATTTAGGTAGCTTTTTCACGGGGAACCTGCCAAGTGTCAGCATCTTTAGATCTTGCCCAGAGAATGTAAGCCTGGTGCAGGGAGCTGGAGGTGCAGGACTCCC from Capricornis sumatraensis isolate serow.1 chromosome 7, serow.2, whole genome shotgun sequence encodes the following:
- the SGCB gene encoding beta-sarcoglycan → MAAAAAAAAEQQSSNGPVKKSMREKAVERRNVNKEHNSNFKAGYIPIDEDRLHKTGLRGRKGNLAICVIILLFILAVINLIITLVIWAVIRIGPNGCDSMEFHESGLLRFKQVSDMGVIHPLYKSTVGGRRNENLVITGNNQPIVFQQGTTKLSVEKNKTSITSDIGMQFFDPRTQNILFSTDYETHEFHLPSGVKSLNVQKASTERITSNATSDLNIKVDGRAIVRGNEGVFIMGKTIEFHMGGNMELKAENSIILNGTVMVSTARLPSSSSGDQFGSDDWVRYKLCMCADGMLFRVQVTGQNMGCQTSDNPCGDPY